The Tautonia plasticadhaerens nucleotide sequence CGGCCCTCCCCCCGGATGGCGTACCGGCTGAGGCCCGGCCCCTCGGCCTCGGCGACCACGGAGCACGGGGGCAGGGCGGCCCGGATCAGGGGGCCGTAGAAGTGCCGGCCGCCGTGCTTGTCGCCCCGGATGAGCGTCGGCTCGCCGTCGGCCGAGCGGTCCCAGGCCCACCGCAGCAGCCCGGCGAAGGCGGAGGCGTGGACGCTCGCCTTGCTGCCGGACTCCCCCAGGAGGTGGTTGAACCGCCTCGGGCCGAGCACGACGCCCCGGATCGCCTCGATCCGCCAGGGGCGTCCCGAGAAGGCCCCGAGCCGGATCGCCGAGGCGACCCGCCCGGCCGACGACGGCCGGGGGACGGGCGGATCCCCCCCCTCGGGGATCCAGGGGCGCAGCTCGGCCTCACGCTCGGGGTCGACGCCGAGCGCCCGGAGCAGGCCCGAGAGCGTGCCGGGCCCGGGGAGGCCGCAGGCGTCGATCGCGGCGAGGGCGGCGGCCTCCAGCCGGTCGAGGCCGACGCCCCCTCGGTAGAGGCGCTTGGAGTCGTCGACCCAGAGCCGGGGGCCCCGGACCCCGGCCCGGCAGACGCCGAGGGCGCAGTCCCCCCAGAGGTCGGGGCGAGCGGGGCCGGGCCCCTCGGCGGCGACGGCGGCCATCACCATCGGGCCGAGGTTGGGGCCGTATCCGGCCTCGTCGATGCCGATCCATCGCATCAAACTGCCTTCACATCGACATCAGGCGGCCGGGGCCGAGGCGGGGTCGCCCGCCGGCCGCCCGGCGGCGGGGACCTCCCCGTCGGAGTCGGGCTCGGCCGGGGCGGCGGGGCGGTCGGCCGCCGCCCAGGTGCCGGAGGGGGCCCGGCCCTGGATCTCCCCGGCGAGCGAGGCGTAGTCGGAGGCCCCCCGGCTGGAGGGGGCGTACTGGAAGATCGACTGGCCGAAGCTGGGGCACTCGGCCAGCCGGATGTTGCGGCGGATCCGGGACCGGAAGACCTCGGCCTCGGACCAGGGGGAGCTGGGGGCCCGCTTCCTCGCCTCGAAGAACTTCTCCAGGTCCTCCACCACCTCGGCCCCGAGCCGGGTGCCCGACTCGTAGAGGCAGAGCACCACGCCGGAGACCCGGAGGTCCCGGTTCACCCGCTTGCTGACCAGGTGGATCGTCTCCAGCAGCTTCGACAGGCCGTGCAGCGCCAGGAAGTGCGCCTGCAGCGGGATGAAGACCTCCCGGGCGGCGCAGAGCGCATTGAGGGTGAGGATGCCGAGCGAGGGGGGGCAGTCCATCAGCACGAATTCATACGACTCCTCGTCGGCGGCGAGCTGGTCGCGGAGGATGACCTCCCGGCCGACGGTGCCGATCAGCTCGACCTCGGCGGCGGCGAGGTCGATGTGGCTGCCGCAGACGAACAGGTCGTCGGCCACCTGCCGGCGGACGTCGGCCAGGGGAAGCCCCTGGGTGAGCACCTCGTAGAGCGACGGCCCCGACCGGCCGGGCATCAGGCCGAGGTGCAGCGTGGCGTGGGCCTGGGGGTCGAGGTCCAGCACCAGCGTCCGGTGCCCCTCCCTGGCCAGGGCGGCGGCGAGGTTGACCGTGGTGGTCGTCTTGCCAACGCCCCCCTTCTGGTTCAGGACCGCGATCCGGCGCGTCATCGGGTTCCCTCCCTCGATCGATGCGGATTCCGTCCGACGGGCGTCCGGCGCCGCGCGCGGCGGCACCCCGAGTCGAGGCCGCACTCTAACCGGCCCCGCCGGCGGCGCGAACCCGAGTCCCGGGCCCGGCGATCGGGGACGGCGGTGGGCGGCTCAGGCCGGCTCGAGGATGGTGAGCGACGTGCCGGCGACGATCTCCTTGACCCGGGAGCGGAACTCCTCCATGTGTGGCGCCTTCAGGTGGGCCTTGAGGTGGTCGAGGCTCTCCCACTTCTCGACCACCGTGACGACGTCGGGGCGGCCGGGGGCCTGGGCCGGGATGTCGGTGTCGAGGTCGACGGCGGTGCCGTACTCGATGCAGCCATCCTCGGCCCGGACGGGCTCGAGGATCGAGCGGAAGCCGGCGATCAGCTCGTCCCTCCGGCCGGGCCGGGCGGTGATCGCGGCGATGACGTGGATCATGGTCGGTCCTGCGAGGAAGCCGGTCGTTGCGGGGGGCGGGCCGGCGCTTCGGGTCCCGTCGCGACGGCTCGACCGGACCAGTGTACCCCGATCGGCCCCGGCAGTTCAGCCGTCGGGCGGCCGGGGCCTCGACTCGACCCGGGGATCGGGGGTCGGCCGGGAGGCCGAGGACCGCGGCCGCCACCGAATTTCCCGGCCGGTGGGGCCCCTGCGGGCGGCGGCCGGGAGGCTCCAATCCTTGTGCAAGAATCCTGTTGACAGACCTTATCCTCCATGAGAAGTTAATCCTCGATCGGTCGTCTCATTAAGCTCGACGGCCGATTCCGGCGATCACATTCCGGTCGCCGGAAGACATCCTCGAAGACTGACGCCCAGACCCGAGGTCACCCACCCCCCGATCGTCCGGCTCGCCTCGTCTCGTGGCCCAAGGACGTGCGGGAGGATTGCGATGGCCGGAATCGGTCCGAGTCCTTCCTGACATCACCACTCGGTGCGTCCCTCTCCGACGCACCCGGCATGATCGCCGATGTTCCCACCGGGCCGACCCGCCCTCCCGCGGTGTCGCCCAGATTGCTCCCAGAATCGGACGTCCGCCGGGCTTCCCGTCCGTGAGGGCACCCGTAGGGCCGTTCCACCCCGTCCTGAAACCGGAGCACATTCGCATGATCCGATCAGGTCACACCCGACCCCGCACCCGGATCGCCCGCGGCTTCACGCTGATCGAGCTGCTCGTGGTCATCGCCATCATCGGCGTGCTCATCGCCCTGCTGCTGCCGGCCGTCCAGGCGGCGCGCGAGGCCGCCCGCCGGGCCCAGTGCACCAACAACATGAAGCAGATCGGCCTGGCGCTGCACAACTATGAGTCGAGCAACCAGGCGCTGCCGCCGCCGAAGATCCGCTCGGGTTCGTGCACGGGCACTTACTCGAGCAACACGACCGGGACGATCCTCAACACCACGGCCTTCTCCATGATCCTCGGCTATGTGGAGCAGTCGCAGTTATTCAACGCCTACAACTTCCAGCAGACGTCGTCCAACAGTTCGTGGTACGGGGCGCCCGGCCAGGCGGCCCTGGCCGGCAGCGCGTTCGTGAACACCACCGTGGTCGGCTCCCTCGTGTCGTCGTATGCCTGCCCGTCCGACCAGGAGGCACGCGTCGAGAACTACGACGTGACCAACTTCGGCCCGTACA carries:
- a CDS encoding DUF1559 domain-containing protein; its protein translation is MIRSGHTRPRTRIARGFTLIELLVVIAIIGVLIALLLPAVQAAREAARRAQCTNNMKQIGLALHNYESSNQALPPPKIRSGSCTGTYSSNTTGTILNTTAFSMILGYVEQSQLFNAYNFQQTSSNSSWYGAPGQAALAGSAFVNTTVVGSLVSSYACPSDQEARVENYDVTNFGPYSMQEARRSNYGTATGQYTEYNCLTPGTPSLPTDRAMFYSDASTGLRDVKDGLSNTVMIGEKSQNTINWCASFFYFGPYWGSGTHTSTHLVVWPPTSTLAPKSTPNAPWGNQDGTLSCEKNKRGSYAWVMSSEHPGGINVCMGDGSVRFIKDTINPYTWYSLQTIRGGEVLSADTY
- a CDS encoding putative quinol monooxygenase, translated to MIHVIAAITARPGRRDELIAGFRSILEPVRAEDGCIEYGTAVDLDTDIPAQAPGRPDVVTVVEKWESLDHLKAHLKAPHMEEFRSRVKEIVAGTSLTILEPA
- a CDS encoding ParA family protein yields the protein MTRRIAVLNQKGGVGKTTTTVNLAAALAREGHRTLVLDLDPQAHATLHLGLMPGRSGPSLYEVLTQGLPLADVRRQVADDLFVCGSHIDLAAAEVELIGTVGREVILRDQLAADEESYEFVLMDCPPSLGILTLNALCAAREVFIPLQAHFLALHGLSKLLETIHLVSKRVNRDLRVSGVVLCLYESGTRLGAEVVEDLEKFFEARKRAPSSPWSEAEVFRSRIRRNIRLAECPSFGQSIFQYAPSSRGASDYASLAGEIQGRAPSGTWAAADRPAAPAEPDSDGEVPAAGRPAGDPASAPAA
- a CDS encoding ribonuclease H family protein gives rise to the protein MRWIGIDEAGYGPNLGPMVMAAVAAEGPGPARPDLWGDCALGVCRAGVRGPRLWVDDSKRLYRGGVGLDRLEAAALAAIDACGLPGPGTLSGLLRALGVDPEREAELRPWIPEGGDPPVPRPSSAGRVASAIRLGAFSGRPWRIEAIRGVVLGPRRFNHLLGESGSKASVHASAFAGLLRWAWDRSADGEPTLIRGDKHGGRHFYGPLIRAALPPCSVVAEAEGPGLSRYAIRGEGRAIAVELLPRADADDGLVALASIACKLVREHWMAAFNAYWASRVPGLKASAGYPVDAARFRRELLDRLPEPDPPPSCWWRQK